One window of Tenacibaculum maritimum NCIMB 2154 genomic DNA carries:
- a CDS encoding RHS repeat domain-containing protein, translated as MYDEKGEQVWERSLDLNGKVINGSNAPCPFLYQGQYYDKEIELAYNRFRYYDPDDGRYISKDPIGLLSGEYGFYNYVGDSNSWVDPFGLDCSKKGKATIRQFENGHPEGHFSIEIEFNGNKLHTHQVITAVDHSSTRIVNAGGSSGVSQLKLANTKVIDLEDAEGAMRKQVELMNKGDLGVYDVYKNSCLTHVTDVLGDGGYGTVSNSRLGMAKFFRKNGFQLLK; from the coding sequence ATGTATGATGAGAAAGGGGAGCAAGTATGGGAACGTTCTTTAGATTTAAACGGAAAAGTAATTAACGGTAGTAATGCACCCTGCCCTTTTCTATATCAAGGGCAATACTATGATAAAGAGATTGAATTAGCCTATAATAGGTTTCGTTATTACGATCCTGATGATGGCAGGTATATTTCAAAAGATCCGATTGGACTACTGAGTGGTGAATATGGGTTCTATAATTATGTTGGGGATTCTAATAGCTGGGTGGATCCGTTTGGATTGGATTGTTCTAAAAAGGGTAAGGCAACGATAAGGCAGTTTGAGAATGGACATCCTGAAGGACATTTCTCTATTGAAATAGAATTTAATGGAAATAAATTACATACCCATCAAGTGATTACTGCCGTAGATCATAGTTCTACAAGAATTGTAAATGCGGGAGGTTCAAGTGGAGTAAGTCAATTAAAGTTGGCAAATACTAAAGTTATTGATTTAGAAGATGCAGAAGGAGCAATGAGAAAACAAGTAGAACTAATGAATAAAGGGGATTTAGGTGTCTATGATGTTTATAAGAATAGTTGTTTGACTCATGTAACAGATGTTTTAGGTGATGGAGGTTATGGAACAGTGTCTAATTCAAGACTTGGAATGGCTAAATTTTTTAGAAAAAATGGTTTTCAATTGTTAAAATAA
- a CDS encoding RHS repeat-associated core domain-containing protein translates to MYDEEGEQVWERSLDLNGKVINGSNAPCPFLYQGQYYDKEIELAYNRFRYYDPDDGRYISKDPIGLLSGEYGFYNYVGDSNGWIDPMGLEKTYRPIEIDRTIVGDKIATGPQNKHILGSNEYKVIVEQNKKYKSILTEDPQNLLNDFHNGRFDVISHNEGTKSVLINFKKKIGTLIDSKTGEVMGDANFGSIKYGKNKVHITPQNV, encoded by the coding sequence ATGTATGATGAGGAAGGGGAGCAAGTATGGGAACGCTCTTTAGATTTAAACGGAAAAGTAATTAACGGTAGTAATGCACCCTGCCCTTTTCTATATCAAGGGCAATACTATGATAAAGAGATTGAATTAGCCTATAATAGGTTTCGTTATTACGATCCTGATGATGGCAGGTATATTTCTAAAGATCCGATTGGACTACTGAGTGGTGAATATGGGTTCTATAATTATGTTGGGGATTCTAATGGTTGGATTGACCCAATGGGACTGGAAAAAACTTACAGACCTATTGAAATAGACCGCACAATCGTAGGAGATAAAATTGCTACTGGTCCCCAAAATAAACATATACTAGGTAGTAATGAGTATAAGGTAATCGTTGAACAGAATAAAAAATATAAAAGTATATTAACAGAAGACCCTCAAAATTTGTTAAATGATTTCCATAATGGAAGATTTGATGTTATTTCTCATAATGAAGGAACAAAAAGTGTCTTGATTAATTTTAAAAAGAAAATAGGAACCCTTATTGACTCAAAAACAGGAGAAGTAATGGGGGATGCTAATTTTGGTTCTATAAAGTATGGTAAAAACAAAGTTCACATAACTCCCCAAAACGTATAA
- a CDS encoding RHS repeat domain-containing protein translates to MYDEEGEQVWERSLDLNGKVINGSNAPCPFLYQGQYYDKEIELAYNRFRYYDPDDGRYISKDPIGLESQEANFYSYVGDSNTWIDVFGLAGYNSKKHGKVFASVTILSRRKIKNYQVEVHVDSHGPHIHIDRGGGKKEQYINITNMNLNDALSHLPNKLKKDSSVQSAVQKAIDY, encoded by the coding sequence ATGTATGATGAGGAAGGTGAGCAAGTATGGGAACGCTCTTTAGATTTAAACGGAAAAGTAATTAATGGTAGTAATGCACCCTGCCCTTTTCTATATCAAGGGCAATACTATGATAAAGAGATTGAATTAGCCTATAATAGGTTTCGTTATTACGATCCTGATGATGGCAGGTATATTTCTAAAGACCCGATTGGACTTGAATCTCAAGAAGCAAATTTTTATAGCTATGTTGGGGATTCGAATACATGGATAGATGTTTTTGGGTTGGCAGGTTATAATAGTAAAAAGCACGGAAAAGTATTTGCTAGTGTAACTATTCTTAGTAGACGAAAAATAAAAAATTATCAAGTAGAAGTTCATGTTGATAGCCACGGACCTCATATACATATAGATAGAGGCGGCGGAAAAAAAGAACAATATATTAATATTACTAATATGAATTTAAATGATGCTCTGTCTCATTTACCTAACAAACTGAAAAAAGATTCTTCAGTACAAAGTGCTGTTCAAAAAGCAATAGATTATTAA
- a CDS encoding RHS repeat domain-containing protein translates to MQSIIDSATGTTEFQYSKTGHLTYAKFGNGTVQHRTADKVGNLFDSPNKKDRTYNYRNRLEKKGNWHYKYDDVGNLIEKYKKKKGLFESKTQHWKYKWNDAGMLQEVIRPDKEKVSFKYDPLGRRISKEFKKTTTCWVWNGHVPLHEWKQYQQRHYTDEGIRADKIVKHHKITWIFNEGSFIPSGKIKDNKKFSILANHLGTPTQMYDEEGEQVWERSLDLNGKVINGSNAPCPFLYQGQYYDKEIELAYNRFRYYDPDDGRYISKDPIGLESREANFYSYVGDSNIEIDALGLAKTYGKKAFDKKLNITNRILEKLSGKKASDLEADLIKQGWTKSNPQAAFPDKIQHTVFTRTTKSGDTYILDYHPGAVAPQSNIHKTDYWKVYKIEKGQDVIYGRVGPKGFENFDKITDSPVFVDKVLMNPM, encoded by the coding sequence TTGCAAAGCATTATAGACAGTGCTACTGGAACTACGGAATTTCAATATAGTAAAACAGGGCACTTAACTTATGCTAAGTTTGGCAACGGAACCGTACAGCACCGAACGGCGGATAAGGTAGGAAACCTATTTGATAGCCCTAATAAAAAGGACCGTACTTATAACTACCGTAACCGTTTAGAAAAAAAAGGCAACTGGCATTATAAATATGATGATGTAGGAAACTTAATAGAAAAATACAAAAAGAAAAAGGGACTGTTTGAAAGCAAAACCCAACATTGGAAATACAAATGGAACGATGCTGGTATGCTACAAGAAGTCATACGACCTGATAAGGAAAAGGTTTCTTTTAAATACGACCCATTAGGCAGAAGAATAAGCAAAGAATTTAAAAAGACCACAACATGCTGGGTATGGAATGGCCATGTACCTTTACACGAATGGAAACAGTACCAACAACGCCACTATACTGACGAAGGCATACGAGCTGATAAGATAGTTAAACATCATAAGATTACTTGGATATTTAATGAAGGTTCTTTTATTCCTTCTGGAAAAATAAAAGACAACAAAAAATTTAGTATTTTAGCTAACCATTTGGGCACACCTACACAAATGTATGATGAGGAAGGGGAGCAAGTATGGGAACGTTCTTTAGATTTAAACGGAAAAGTAATTAATGGTAGTAATGCACCCTGCCCTTTTCTATATCAAGGGCAATACTATGATAAAGAGATTGAATTAGCCTATAATAGGTTTCGTTATTACGATCCTGATGATGGCAGGTATATTTCTAAAGACCCGATTGGACTTGAATCTCGAGAAGCAAATTTTTATAGCTATGTTGGAGACTCGAATATTGAAATTGATGCATTAGGCTTAGCTAAGACTTATGGAAAGAAGGCATTCGACAAGAAATTAAATATTACAAATCGAATTTTGGAGAAACTTTCTGGAAAAAAAGCCTCTGATTTAGAAGCTGACTTAATCAAGCAAGGCTGGACTAAGTCAAATCCACAAGCAGCATTCCCTGATAAAATTCAACATACTGTATTTACTAGAACAACAAAATCAGGAGATACATATATACTTGATTACCATCCAGGAGCGGTTGCTCCTCAATCAAATATCCATAAAACAGACTATTGGAAGGTTTATAAAATTGAAAAAGGACAAGATGTTATATATGGTAGAGTAGGTCCAAAGGGATTTGAAAATTTTGATAAAATAACTGACTCCCCTGTATTTGTGGATAAAGTTTTAATGAATCCAATGTAA
- a CDS encoding Imm32 family immunity protein — translation MKKTKTLSVKYNDSDIPQIKIKKKSNLTFNLDNEKNIEIVGNRKGLKLLAKALLGVAGSERKDGFHIHLDELYEINKENKTFQISKKEV, via the coding sequence ATGAAAAAAACAAAAACACTATCCGTCAAGTATAACGATTCTGATATACCTCAAATTAAGATAAAAAAGAAGTCAAATTTAACTTTTAATTTAGACAATGAAAAAAATATTGAAATAGTGGGGAATAGAAAAGGCTTGAAATTATTAGCAAAAGCTCTTTTAGGCGTTGCCGGTTCAGAAAGAAAAGATGGATTTCATATTCATTTAGATGAACTTTATGAAATAAACAAAGAGAATAAAACTTTCCAGATATCAAAAAAGGAAGTTTAA
- a CDS encoding RHS repeat domain-containing protein has translation MDLNGRVRSIVGKDGFCNIRFQGQVYDDDIQLCYNRFRWYDDVDGRYISKDPIGLASGEFGFYNYVDDSNGWVDPFGLKTYSAGSMQKKKEKGQAPKEIDRFDNPHIPGQKPHVHFMDGTSLNNDGTIHDKHRGIPNPSNKTKKWLKQFGWES, from the coding sequence TTGGATTTAAACGGAAGAGTTCGTAGTATTGTAGGTAAAGATGGTTTTTGTAACATACGTTTTCAAGGACAGGTATATGATGATGATATCCAACTCTGTTACAATAGATTTAGGTGGTATGATGATGTTGATGGCAGGTATATTTCAAAAGACCCGATTGGGTTGGCAAGTGGGGAGTTTGGGTTTTACAATTATGTTGATGATTCAAATGGTTGGGTGGATCCGTTTGGGTTAAAAACTTATAGTGCAGGATCAATGCAGAAGAAAAAAGAAAAAGGACAAGCTCCAAAAGAAATTGACAGATTTGACAATCCTCATATTCCAGGTCAAAAACCTCATGTGCATTTTATGGATGGTACATCTTTAAATAATGATGGAACTATTCACGATAAACATAGAGGAATTCCGAATCCATCAAATAAAACTAAAAAGTGGTTAAAACAATTTGGATGGGAAAGTTAA